The Setaria viridis chromosome 6, Setaria_viridis_v4.0, whole genome shotgun sequence genome contains a region encoding:
- the LOC117859693 gene encoding OVARIAN TUMOR DOMAIN-containing deubiquitinating enzyme 3, with the protein MRLYSPALCLRRSSMHSHTNQFQGGFTHNMALWKCSHSQSSAYHVKSSQPQSLKYFVSLMGQQFRCGLSTREGSLSVKLDMPSQEKSRISWNWKGMHQKIGGVAGGLCFGFSVTGLASAEVPIIRIKDNGESSSTSSTHGKKVYTDYSVTGIPGDGRCLFRSVVHGACIRSGRPIPNEDLQRKLADELRAMVADEFVKRREETEWFVEGDFDTYVSHIREPHVWGGEPELFMASHVLQMPITVYMHDEDAGGLIAIAEYGQQYGKEEPIQVLYHGFGHYDALQIPAKIGSKRKL; encoded by the exons ATGCGGCTCTACTCACCTGCGCTCTGTTTGCGGCGATCAAGCATGCATTCCCATACTAATCAGTTCCAGGGAGGCTTCACACACAATATGGCCTTGTGGAAATGCTCGCACTCGCAGTCAAGCGCTTACCATGTGAAATCTTCTCAACCACAAAGTCTGAAGTACTTTGTAAGCTTAATGGGCCAACAATTCCGTTGTGGACTGTCAACTAGAGAGGGTAGTCTAAGTGTAAAACTTGACATGCCTTCACAAGAAAAATCGAGAATCAGCTGGAACTGGAAAGGTATGCATCAGAAGATAGGAGGTGTAGCCGGTGGACTTTGCTTTGGTTTTTCGGTTACTGGACTAGCAAGCGCTGAGGTTCCTATCATTAGAATCAAAGACAACGGCGAATCTTCATCTACCAGTTCAACTCATGGGAAGAAAGTCTACACAGATTATTCTGTCACTG GTATTCCTGGAGATGGAAGGTGTCTATTCCGCTCTGTGGTTCATGGTGCGTGCATTAGGTCAGGGAGACCCATACCTAATGAAGATCTTCAGAGAAAACTAGCTGATGAATTGAGAGCAATG GTCGCTGATGAATTTGTAAAGAGGCGGGAAGAGACTGAATG GTTCGTTGAGGGGGATTTCGATACATATGTTTCGCATATTAGGGAGCCACATGTGTGGGGAGGTGAACCAGAATTGTTCATGGCTTCCCATGTTCTTCA GATGCCGATAACTGTTTACATGCACGATGAAGATGCGGGTGGTCTGATAGCAATTGCGGAATATGGCCAGCAGTATGGGAAAGAGGAACCAATCCAGGTCTTATATCATGGTTTTGGCCATTATGATGCTCTACAGATTCCAGCAAAGATTGGTTCCAAGCGGAAACTGTAG
- the LOC117861208 gene encoding receptor protein kinase-like protein ZAR1 — protein sequence MAAAPRALAVAVALLAALAASAAALNTDGLALLALKFAVSDDPGGALATWRDADADPCGWAGVSCAGGGGGRVAGVELANASLAGYLPSELSLLSELQELSLPYNRLSGQIPVAIAALQKLAALDLAHNLLCGQVPAGIGRLVSLARLDLSSNQLNGSLPPAIAGLPRLSGVLNLSYNHFTGGIPPEYGGIPVAVSLDLRGNDLAGEIPQVGSLVNQGPTAFDGNPRLCGFPLKVECAGGVKDEPRIPEANSGMSDPGAAAEVGRRPPKRRSSPTVPILAVIVVVAIVAGVVLQWQCRRRCAAAARDEEKESAKEKGGAVTLAGSEDRRSGGGEEGEVFVAVDDGFGMELEELLRASAYVVGKSRGGIVYRVVPGRGPAVAVRRLSEPDDGDSDGSGWRRRRAFEAEAAAIGRARHPNVARLRAYYYAPDEKLLIYDYLPNGSLHSALHGGPTASPTPLPWSVRLSIVQGAARGLAYLHECSPRRYVHGCIKSSKILLDDELRAHVSGFGLARLVAGAHKAAAGGGSKKLGSAACALRGGAVSYVAPELRAPGGAPAAAATQKGDVFAFGVVLLEAVTGREPAEGEGGMDLEAWVRRAFKEERPLSEVVDPTLLGEVHAKKQVLAVFHVALGCTEPDPEMRPRMRAVAESLDRIG from the exons ATGGCGGCGGCTCCACGGGCACTGGCTGTAGCGGTGGCGCtgctggcggcgctggcggcgtccgcggcggcgctgaACACGGACGGGCTGGCGCTGCTGGCGCTCAAGTTCGCGGTGTCCGACGACCCGGGGGGCGCGCTCGCCACGTGGCGGGACGCGGACGCGGACCCCTGCGGCTGGGCGGGGGTctcctgcgccggcggcggcgggggccgcgtCGCGGGGGTGGAGCTCGCCAACGCCTCGCTCGCCGGGTACCTCCCCTCCGAGCTCTCGCTGCTGTCCGAGCTCCAGGAGCTCTCGCTGCCCTACAACCGGCTCTCGGGCCAGATCCCGGTCGCCATCGCCGCGCTGCAGAAGCTCGCCGCGCTCGACCTCGCGCACAACCTGCTCTGCGGGCAGGTCCCCGCCGGGATTGGGAGGCTGGTCTCCCTGGCCCGCCTCGACCTGTCGTCGAACCAGCTCAACGGGTCGCTTCCACCAGCGATCGCGGGGCTCCCGCGGCTCTCCGGCGTGCTCAACCTCAGCTACAACCACTTCACCGGCGGGATCCCACCGGAGTACGGCGGGATTCCCGTGGCGGTCAGCCTGGACCTCCGCGGGAACGACCTCGCCGGCGAGATCCCGCAGGTGGGGTCGCTCGTCAACCAGGGCCCCACCGCGTTCGACGGCAACCCGCGGCTGTGCGGCTTCCCGCTCAAGGTCGAGTGCGCCGGCGGGGTGAAGGACGAGCCCAGGATCCCCGAGGCGAACTCCGGTATGAGCGACCCTGGCGCGGCGGCtgaggtggggaggaggccgccgaAGCGGCGGTCGTCGCCGACGGTGCCCATTCTCGCCGTCATTGTGGTGGTGGCCATCGTGGCGGGGGTCGTGCTGCAGTGGCAGTGCCGGAGGAGGtgtgccgcggcggcgagggacgaGGAGAAGGAGTCGGCGAAGGAGAAGGGCGGGGCGGTCACGCTCGCCGGCAGCGAGGACCGGCGcagtggcggcggggaggagggtgaGGTGTTCGTCGCGGTGGACGACGGGTTCGGGAtggagctggaggagctgctgcGGGCCTCCGCCTACGTCGTCGGGAAGAGCCGCGGCGGCATTGTGTACAGGGTCGTCCCCGGCCGCGGCCCCGCTgtcgccgtccgccgcctcAGCGAGCccgacgacggcgacagcgacggctccggctggcgccgccgccgcgcgttcGAGGCCGAGGCTGCCGCCAtcggccgcgcgcgccacccCAAcgtcgcccgcctccgcgcATACTACTACGCCCCCGACGAGAAGCTTCTCATCTACGACTACCTCCCCAACGGCTCCCTCCACTCCGCTCTCCACG GTGGCCCGACGGCGTCGCCGACGCCATTGCCGTGGTCCGTGAGGCTGTCCATCGTgcagggcgcggcgcggggcctGGCGTACCTGCACGAGTGCAGCCCGCGGCGGTACGTGCACGGCTGCATCAAGTCCTCCAAGATCCTTCTCGACGACGAGCTCCGCGCGCACGTGTCCGGGTTCGGCCTCGCCCGCCTGGTCGCCGGCGCGCACAaggccgccgcgggcggcggctccAAGAAGCTCGGCAGCGCCGCCTGCGCGCTCCGAGGCGGAGCCGTGTCGTACGTGGCGCCCGAGCtgcgcgcgcccggcggcgccccggccgcggcggcgacgcagaAGGGGGATGTGTTCGCGTTCGGCGTCGTGCTGCTGGAGGCCGTGACCGGGCGCGagccggcggagggcgagggcggCATGGACCTGGAGGCCTGGGTGCGGCGCGCGTTCAAGGAGGAGCGGCCGCTATCGGAGGTGGTGGACCCGACGCTGCTCGGTGAGGTGCACGCCAAGAAGCAGGTCCTCGCCGTCTTCCACGTCGCGCTCGGCTGCACCGAGCCCGACCCCGAGATGCGCCCGCGCAtgcgcgccgtcgccgagagCCTCGACCGGATCGGCTGA